A genomic window from Silene latifolia isolate original U9 population chromosome Y, ASM4854445v1, whole genome shotgun sequence includes:
- the LOC141627179 gene encoding eukaryotic translation initiation factor 3 subunit B-like, producing MAIDFDERAAALGIDLSQVNWDSIKLPPGEDFGIKSDDEDLREEEVEFEQGFGNIVVVDNLPQVLPEKFDKLEAVIRKIYSQMGVIKENGFWMPVDEKTGKSLGYCFIEFNTPQEAELAKEKTHGYRLDKAHLFAVNLFEDIEKYMKVPDEWAALEMQPYKPTENLQRWLTDAKARDQFVIRAGQDTEVLWNDARQLKPDLVHKRSFWTDSYVQWSPLGTYLATIHRQGAAVWGGASTFDRLMRYIHPQVKLIDFSPGEKFIVTYSSHEPSNPRDTHRVGLNIFDTRTGKVKRDFKGSADEFAVGGAGGLTGISWPIFKWAGGRDDKYFARIGKNVVSVYETETFTLIDKKSIKVENVMDFSWSPTDSILALFVPELGNQPAKVSLYQIPSKVEIRQKNLFSVSDCKMYWQSNGEYLAVKVDRYTKTKKSTYTGFELFRIKERDIPIEVLELENKNDKIIAFAWEPKGHRFAVIHGDNPRPDVSFYSMKMTHHTSRVSKLTTLKTKQANALYWSPGGRYIILAGLKGFNGQLEFFNVDELETMGTAEHFMCTDIEWDSTGRYVATVVTSVHEMENGFNIWSFNGKLLYRIMKDHFFQFQWRPRPPTLLSPEKEEEIAKNIKKYSKKYEAEDQDVSLLLSEQDREKRRLLKEEWESWLHQWNQNHEAERLERERLRGGEASEEEEEYEAKEIEYEEVIDVKEVVSFDYDQ from the exons ATGGCGATCGATTTTGATGAAAGGGCAGCTGCCCTCGGCATTGATCTATCCCAGGTTAATTGGGATTCAATCAAATTACCACCAGGAGAGGATTTCGGCATTAAAAG CGATGATGAGGATCTTAGGGAAGAAGAAGTTGAATTCGAACAGGGGTTTGGGaacattgttgttgttgataattTACCCCAAGTTTTGCCTGAGAAGTTTGATAAACTTGAGGCTGTTATTCGTAAGATTTACAGTCAAATGGGTGTTATCAAAGAGAACGGATTCTGGATGCCAGTTGATGAGAAAACTGGCAAATCACTTGGTTATTGTTTTATTGAATTTAATACTCCTCAG GAAGCTGAACTTGCAAAGGAAAAGACGCATGGATACAGGCTCGACAAGGCCCATTTATTTGCTGTGAATTTGTTCGAAGATATCGAGAAGTATATGAAAGTTCCTGATGAGTGGGCGGCGCTAGAAATGCAGCCATACAAACCAACT GAAAATTTGCAACGTTGGCTTACCGATGCCAAGGCTCGGGATCAGTTTGTTATCCGTGCGGGGCAAGACACGGAGGTTTTGTGGAACGATGCCAGGCAGTTGAAGCCTGATCTTGTTCACAAACGTTCT TTTTGGACCGACAGCTACGTGCAGTGGTCCCCTTTGGGCACTTACTTGGCTACAATCCACCGTCAAGGTGCTGCTGTTTGGGGTGGGGCCTCAACCTTTGACCGTTTAATGCGTTATATTCATCCACAG GTTAAGCTAATTGACTTTTCTCCTGGAGAGAAGTTTATTGTTACTTACAGCAGCCATGAACCAAGCAATCCTCGAGATACCCAT AGGGTTGGGCTCAATATCTTTGATACAAGGACTGGAAAGGTGAAGCGAGATTTTAAAGGAAGTGCTGACGAGTTTGCAGTAGGAGGGGCAGGTGGTTTGACTGGGATCAGTTGGCCCATTTTCAA ATGGGCTGGTGGAAGGGATGATAAATATTTTGCTAGAATTGGGAAAAATGTCGTCTCGGTGTATGAAACAGAAACCTTTACTCTCATTGACAAGAAGTCCATAAAGGTGGAAAATGTTATGGACTTCAGTTGGTCTCCCACTGATTCGATTTTGGCACTTTTTGTTCCTGAGCTTGGTAACCAACCGGCAAAG GTGAGTCTTTATCAGATCCCTAGCAAAGTGGAGATACGCCAAAAAAATCTTTTCAGTGTCAGTGATTGCAAAATGTATTGGCAAAGCAACGGAGAGTATCTTGCTGTTAAAGTCGATAGATACACCAAAACAAAGAAAAGCACATACACTGGATTTGAGCTTTTCCGGATCAAGGAACGTGACATACCTATTGAAGTTTTGGAACTTGAAAATAAAAATGACAAAATCATTGCTTTTGCTTGGGAACCCAAGGGCCACCGATTTGCAGTTATCCATGGTGATAACCCTAGGCCCGACGTAAGCTTCTACTCAATGAAGATGACTCACCATACAAGCAGAGTCTCTAAGCTCACGACTCTCAAAACAAAGCAAGCTAATGCTCTTTATTGGTCACCCGGTGGTCGTTATATAATATTAGCTGGATTGAAGGGTTTCAATGGGCAGTTGGAATTTTTCAATGTTGATGAGCTTGAAACAATGGGTACGGCTGAGCATTTCATGTGTACTGACATTGAATGGGATTCAACTGGGAG ATATGTTGCGACTGTTGTCACTTCGGTCCACGAGATGGAGAATGGCTTCAACATTTGGTCTTTCAACGGGAAGCTGCTGTACAGAATAATGAAGGATCATTTCTTCCAG TTTCAATGGCGCCCAAGGCCCCCAACCTTGTTAAGCCCTGAAAAGGAAGAGGAAATAGCAAAGAACATAAAGAAGTACAGTAAGAAGTACGAAGCTGAGGACCAGGATGTATCCTTGTTGTTGAGCGAGCAAGACCGCGAGAAGAGGCGACTGTTGAAGGAAGAATGGGAATCCTGGCTTCACCAATGGAACCAAAACCACGAAGCTGAGAGGTTGGAGAGGGAGAGACTGAGAGGCGGTGAAGccagtgaggaggaggaggaatatGAGGCAAAGGAAATAGAGTATGAGGAGGTCATTGATGTCAAAGAAGTTGTTTCCTTCGACTACGATCAATAA